The following are encoded together in the Drosophila sechellia strain sech25 chromosome 3R, ASM438219v1, whole genome shotgun sequence genome:
- the LOC6606916 gene encoding abnormal spindle-like microcephaly-associated protein homolog, producing the protein MYIYPSSPESASSLQSEESAAIKIQAGFRGYRVRKEIHRSSKNPHPRRNQRQRPKNNALMENQDNKGNPRPSAEDQHTGSENGGKSVEDRSATKIQAGFRGFLVRKKQKIATDAAVKIQAGFRGFKTRKELKQCEPIV; encoded by the coding sequence ATGTACATTTACCCCAGCTCCCCGGAATCAGCATCGTCCTTGCAGTCCGAAGAGAGTGCGGCCATTAAGATTCAGGCCGGATTTCGTGGCTACCGCGTGCGCAAAGAGATTCATCGATCCAGCAAGAACCCCCATCCCAGGCGGAATCAGCGACAGCGTCCGAAGAACAACGCCCTCATGGAAAACCAGGACAATAAGGGAAATCCACGTCCCAGCGCCGAGGATCAGCATACGGGCTCCGAGAATGGTGGCAAATCCGTGGAGGATCGCAGTGCCACCAAGATACAGGCGGGATTCCGGGGATTCCTGGTGCGAAAGAAGCAGAAAATCGCCACCGATGCGGCCGTTAAAATTCAGGCTGGCTTCCGGGGATTCAAAACACGCAAAGAATTGAAACAATGCGAGCCCATTGTGTAA
- the LOC6606917 gene encoding DNA replication licensing factor Mcm5, with the protein MEGFDDAGVFFSDNFGGDNQQDAQINLQAVKKKYKEFIRTFNEENFFYKYRDTLKRNYLNGRYFLEIEMEDLVGFDETLADKLNKQPTEHLEIFEEAAREVADEITAPRPEHEEHMHDIQILLSSNANPTNIRQLKSDCVSKLVKIAGIIVAASGISAKATRMSIQCLSCSTVIPNLKVNPGLEGYALPRKCNTEQAGRPKCPLDPFFIMPDKCKCVDFQTLKLQELPDFVPQGEIPRHLQLFCDRSLCERVVPGNRVLIQGIYSIRKVGKPSRRDGREKAVVGVRAPYMRVVGITVDSEGAGAISRYSNITSDEEEHFRRMAASGDIYERLSQSLAPSIFGSRDIKKAITCMLFGGSRKRLPDGLCRRGDINVLLLGDPGTAKSQLLKFVEKVAPIAVYTSGKGSSAAGLTASVMKDPQTRNFVMEGGAMVLADGGVVCIDEFDKMREDDRVAIHEAMEQQTISIAKAGITTTLNSRCSVLAAANSIFGRWDDTKGEENIDFMPTILSRFDMIFIVKDIHDESRDITLAKHIINVHLSSNKSAPSEPAEGEISLSTFKKYIHYCRTHCGPRLSEAAGEKLKSRYVLMRSGAGQQEKASDKRLSIPITVRQLEAVIRISESLAKIRLQPFATDEHVNEALRLFQVSTLDAAMTGSLAGAEGFTTEEDQETLNRIEKQLKRRFAIGSQVSEQNILQDFLRQKYEERTVMKVIHTMIRRGELQHRMQRKMLYRIC; encoded by the exons ATGGAAGGCTTCGACGATGCGGGTGTGTTCTTTTCGGATAATTTCGGCGGAGATAACCAGCAGGATGCGCAAATCAACTTGCAGGCGGTAAAAAAGAAGTACAAGGAGTTCATCCGAACTTTCAACGAGGAGAACTTTTTCTACAAATACCG TGACACCCTGAAGAGGAACTATCTTAATGGCCGCTACTTCTTGGAGATTGAGATGGAGGATTTGGTGGGCTTCGATGAGACTCTGGCTGACAAGCTAAACAAGCAGCCGACGGAGCATTTGGAAATCTTCGAGGAGGCTGCCCGGGAGGTAGCCGACGAGATCACAGCTCCCCGGCCGGAGCACGAGGAGCATATGCACGATATACAGATTCTTCTGAGCTCCAATGCGAATCCCACTAACATAAGGCAGTTGAAGTCGGACTGCGTTTCCAAGCTGGTTAAGATCGCCGGAATCATTGTCGCAGCTTCGGGAATCAGTGCCAAGGCCACGCGGATGTCCATCCAGTGCCTGTCCTGCAGCACGGTCATACCGAATCTCAAAGTGAATCCGGGCTTAGAGGGCTACGCCCTACCCAGAAAGTGCAACACGGAGCAGGCGGGCAGACCCAAGTGCCCGCTGGACCCCTTCTTCATCATGCCGGACAAGTGCAAGTGCGTCGATTTCCAGACCCTTAAGTTGCAAGAGCTCCCCGACTTTGTGCCACAGGGTGAGATTCCCCGCCACTTACAGCTCTTTTGCGATCGCTCGCTCTGTGAACGTGTAGTGCCCGGCAATCGCGTACTTATCCAGGGCATATACTCCATTCGCAAAGTGGGCAAACCCTCTCGTCGGGATGGTCGCGAGAAAGCTGTCGTTGGAGTCCGTGCTCCTTATATGAGGGTAGTGGGCATCACCGTCGACTCAGAGGGTGCGGGTGCCATCTCCCGATACAGTAACATCACATCCGATGAGGAGGAGCACTTCCGTCGAATGGCCGCCTCTGGGGACATCTACGAACGTCTCTCACAGTCGCTGGCGCCCAGCATCTTCGGTTCGCGGGATATCAAGAAGGCTATTACTTGCATGCTCTTCGGCGGGTCTCGTAAGCGTTTACCGGATGGTCTGTGCCGTCGAGGTGATATTAACGTCCTTCTGCTGGGCGATCCTGGTACTGCCAAGTCACAGTTGTTAAAGTttgtggaaaaggtggcaccCATAGCAGTCTACACTTCGGGCAAAGGCTCCAGTGCGGCCGGTCTCACCGCTTCGGTTATGAAGGATCCTCAAACG CGCAACTTTGTCATGGAAGGTGGAGCCATGGTGCTGGCCGATGGAGGTGTGGTTTGTATTGATGAGTTCGACAAAATGCGAGAGGATGATCGTGTGGCCATTCACGAGGCCATGGAACAGCAGACAATATCCATTGCCAAGGCCGGCATCACGACCACCTTGAACTCACGTTGTTCGGTCTTGGCGGCTGCCAACTCCATTTTCGGTCGATGGGACGACACCAAAGGCGAGGAGAACATTGACTTTATGCCCACAATTCTATCCCGTTTCGACATGATTTTCATTGTAAAGGATATTCACGATGAGTCGCGAGACATTACGCTGGCCAAGCACATCATCAACGTGCATCTGAGCTCTAACAAGTCAGCGCCTTCAGAGCCGGCTGAGGGTGAGATATCGCTGTCGACGTTCAAGAAGTATATTCACTACTGCCGAACTCATTGCGGTCCGCGCTTGAGCGAAGCTGCCGGCGAAAAGCTAAAGAGCCGATACGTGCTTATGCGCAGTGGAGCTGGACAACAGGAAAAGGCATCTGACAAACGACTGAGCATTCCCATCACTGTGCGCCAGTTGGAGGCTGTCATCCGCATTTCGGAGTCGCTGGCGAAGATTCGCTTGCAACCATTTGCCACAGATGAGCACGTGAACGAAGCACTTCGCCTTTTTCAAGTGTCTACTCTTGATGCTGCGATGACTGGCAGCTTGGCTGGAGCCGAAGGATTTACGACTGAGGAGGACCAGGAGACATTGAACCGCATTGAAAAGCAATTGAAACGTCGCTTTGCAATTGGATCTCAAGTATCGGAGCAGAACATTTTACAG GACTTTTTGCGTCAGAAATACGAAGAACGCACGGTAATGAAGGTAATTCATACCATGATCCGACGTGGAGAGCTGCAGCACAGGATGCAACGGAAGATGCTCTATCGAATTTGCTAA
- the LOC6606918 gene encoding protein arginine N-methyltransferase 1-B: MASTDIPMEAAVESATGITPNSNANSNNVAKKLPAEGSTGDNPNANADEMTSRDYYFDSYAHFGIHEEMLKDEVRTVTYRNAMYHNKHLFQGKTVLDVGCGTGILSMFAAKAGAAQVIAVDCSNIIEFARQVVMDNNLQDVITVVKGKIEEIELPNGIEGVDIIISEWMGYCLFYESMLDTVLYARDKWLKKDGMMFPDRGTLYITAIEDRQYKDEKINWWDDVYGFDMSCIRKVAVTEPLVDVVDPKQVVSTSCMVKEVDLYTVQKADLNFSSKFSLCIKRNDFVHALVTYFNIEFTKCHKRLGFSTSPDSTYTHWKQTVFYLDDHMTAKKNEEITGTFQMKPNERNNRDLDFVIDINFKGELSQIQESNTYRMR, from the exons atg GCCAGCACAGACATCCCCATGGAGGCAGCTGTGGAATCGGCGACCGGCATCACGCCCAATTCAAATGCGAACTCAAACAATGTGGCGAAGAAGTTGCCCGCGGAGGGCTCCACTGGTGATAATCCCAATGCCAACGCTGACGAGATGACGTCCCGCGACTATTACTTTGACTCCTATGCCCATTTCGGGATCCACGAGGAGATGCTCAAAGACGAGGTGCGCACCGTCACATACCGCAACGCCATGTACCACAACAAGCATCTGTTTCAGGGCAAG ACCGTACTGGACGTGGGTTGCGGCACCGGCATTCTCTCCATGTTCGCTGCCAAAGCCGGCGCTGCTCAGGTGATCGCCGTCGACTGCTCCAACATTATTGAGTTTGCCCGCCAAGTGGTCATGGACAACAATCTGCAGGATGTGATTACGGTTGTCAAGGGCAAGATTGAGGAGATTGAGCTTCCAAATGGTATTGAGGGAGTGGACATTATCATTTCCGAGTGGATGGG TTACTGCCTCTTCTACGAGTCCATGCTGGATACAGTGTTGTACGCTCGGGACAAGTGGCTGAAGAAGGACGGCATGATGTTCCCAGACAGAGGCACTCTGTATATCACGGCCATCGAGGACCGACAGTACAAGGACGAAAAGATCAACTGGTGGGACGATGTCTACGGCTTCGACATGAGCTGCATTCGTAAGGTGGCTGTGACCGAGCCACTGGTCGACGTGGTCGATCCCAAGCAAGTGGTATCCACATCTTGCATGGTCAAGGAGGTGGATCTGTATACCGTGCAAAAGGCCGATCTTAACTTCTCGTCCAAGTTCAGCCTATGCATCAAGCGCAATGACTTCGTGCACGCATTAGTCACCTACTTCAATATAGAATTCACCAAGTGCCACAAGCGTCTTGGGTTCAGTACGTCACCAGACTCCACATACACGCACTGGAAGCAAACCGTGTTCTACCTGGATGATCACATGACGGCGAAGAAGAACGAGGAGATCACTGGCACGTTCCAGATGAAGCCCAACGAGCGGAACAACCGTGACCTGGACTTCGTCATCGACATCAATTTCAAGGGCGAATTGTCTCAGATTCAGGAGTCGAACACATACCGCATGCGCTAG
- the LOC6606919 gene encoding RNA-binding protein 1 isoform X2, translating into MPRYREWDLACKVYVGNLGSSASKHEIEGAFAKYGPLRNVWVARNPPGFAFVEFEDRRDAEDATRALDGTRCCGTRIRVEMSSGRSRDRRRGEGGSSGRSGSGRYRSRSPRRSRSPRSRSFSRDRRSRSNSRDRH; encoded by the exons ATGCCGCGATATAGGGAGTGGGACTTGGCCTGCAAGGTGTACGTGGGAAACCTGGGCTCATCGGCGTCCAAGCACGAGATCGAAGGCGCATTTGCCAAATATGGACCCCTGCGAAACGTGTGGGTGGCCCGCAATCCGCCCGGCTTCGCCTTCGTCGAGTTTGAGGATCGCCGTGACGCAGAGGACGCAACGCGTGCCCTGGACGGAACACGCTGCTGCGGCACCAGGATTCGCGTAGAGATGTCTTCGGGTCGCTCGCGCGATCGCCGGCGCGGAGAGGGCGGCAGTAGTGGACGCTCTGGTTCCGGCCGCTACAG GTCCCGTTCACCACGTCGCTCCCGATCGCCCCGCAGCCGCAGCTTCTCGCGCGATCGTCGAAGTCGCTCGAATTCTCGGGACCGTCATTAA
- the LOC6606919 gene encoding RNA-binding protein 1 isoform X1 — protein sequence MPRYREWDLACKVYVGNLGSSASKHEIEGAFAKYGPLRNVWVARNPPGFAFVEFEDRRDAEDATRALDGTRCCGTRIRVEMSSGRSRDRRRGEGGSSGRSGSGRYRITPSARTTSTATSSFYNINNLQQQPSSQPQPATFNLQL from the exons ATGCCGCGATATAGGGAGTGGGACTTGGCCTGCAAGGTGTACGTGGGAAACCTGGGCTCATCGGCGTCCAAGCACGAGATCGAAGGCGCATTTGCCAAATATGGACCCCTGCGAAACGTGTGGGTGGCCCGCAATCCGCCCGGCTTCGCCTTCGTCGAGTTTGAGGATCGCCGTGACGCAGAGGACGCAACGCGTGCCCTGGACGGAACACGCTGCTGCGGCACCAGGATTCGCGTAGAGATGTCTTCGGGTCGCTCGCGCGATCGCCGGCGCGGAGAGGGCGGCAGTAGTGGACGCTCTGGTTCCGGCCGCTACAG GATAACTCCTTCGGCTAGAACTACTTCCACTGCTACTTCTTCCTTCTACAACATCAACAATCTACAACAGCAACCATCTTCACAGCCACAGCCAGCAACCTTCAACTTGCAACTCTAA
- the LOC6606920 gene encoding 39S ribosomal protein L37, mitochondrial: MRLTNTLCAQHIGWHFKKHWLVQGRRVPKETGAAAELLKLGVLVKNPEDLLNAKVERKLVDIVGTREKTVSEDSRHPDWHPTVCNNYSDNSVLIGGLPQAQVLTNSIVIQTFPKHIEDAISNQQLPNSVDKSVRHAILASHVLDAEQVKLPKVRLPERPAFNLPRSYGISHERVNRLLVNKLLHESEKLAGRSVSVQRKLIDNASFKTSLSRDGDLLGFSINAEKVVFANRAIESVKGKFEGDLPDLYPMKSTISIPKYHIYRTENLYPFRTDISCSHPHTIFTVFNKHQVKNSHGSEVTTSQLQARTLIKAFVVAAARAKQLHGDSVEGALPKPIVVQSVQTDGRTFHFGVLQLNTLDLGANSTTKNYWFHRQNYNLFAECSYEGGRTSLDNYNGEVFRIFNAFYNNS; the protein is encoded by the exons ATGAGGCTTACGAACACCCTCTGTGCCCAGCACATCGGATGGCATTTCAAGAAGCACTGGCTGGTCCAGGGTAGGCGAGTCCCCAAGGAAACTGGCGCCGCGGCGGAGCTCCTGAAGCTAGGTGTTCTGGTGAAGAATCCCGAGGATCTCTTGAACGCCAAAGTGGAGAGGAAACT GGTGGACATTGTTGGCACACGCGAGAAGACCGTTTCCGAGGACAGCAGGCACCCTGACTGGCACCCCACAGTTTGCAACAATTACTCCGACAATAGCGTGCTAATTGGTGGATTGCCGCAGGCACAGGTGCTGACCAACTCTATTGTGATCCAAACATTTCCCAAGCACATCGAGGATGCCATTTCAAACCAGCAGTTGCCAAATTCCGTAGACAAGAGTGTCCGGCACGCGATTCTGGCATCCCACGTGCTTGATGCAGAGCAAGTCAAGCTGCCCAAGGTGAGGCTACCGGAGAGGCCGGCTTTTAACCTGCCCCGCTCCTACGGAATATCACACGAAAGGGTCAA TCGACTGTTGGTAAACAAACTCCTGCATGAAAGTGAAAAACTGGCTGGCCGTTCTGTCTCTGTACAAAGGAAACTTATAGACAACGCGTCTTTTAAGACTTCCTTAAGCAGAGACGGGGATCTGCTTGGTTTCTCAATCAATGCTGAAAAAGTGGTATTTGCCAACCGAGCCATCGAAAGTGTTAAGGGAAAATTCGAAGGAGATCTGCCTGATCTTTACCCCATGAAGAGTACTATATCGATTCCGAAATACCACATTTACAGAACTGAGAACTTGTATC CTTTTCGCACGGACATCAGCTGCTCCCACCCGCACACCATCTTTACAGTGTTTAATAAACACCAAGTCAAAAACTCCCACGGATCCGAGGTCACAACTTCGCAGCTTCAGGCAAGGACACTGATTAAAGCTTTCGTTGTGGCTGCCGCTCGAGCAAAGCAACTGCATGGGGATTCCGTAGAAGGAGCTCTTCCCAAACCAATTGTTGTTCAGAGCGTTCAGACTGACGGTAGGACGTTCCACTTCGGAGTGCTGCAGCTGAATACCCTCGATCTTGGCGCCAATAGCACTACCAAGAACTATTGGTTCCATAGGCAGAACTACAATTTGTTTGCTGAATGCTCTTACGAAGGGGGACGAACGAGTTTGGATAATTACAATGGCGAGGTCTTCCGCATATTCAATGCTTTCTATAACAATTCCTAA
- the LOC116801747 gene encoding uncharacterized protein LOC116801747 gives MSRQKQSTSSNNSGTSSETSETQSVDDQQGTPHSAIRSSSASLSRAKNSWRRMKELAAEKEKENEAKRPPWRAVSVSTLTKPDKSALLRAKLLDASRRLRAGKANVALQTDFVPTKLMKEVSFGVQKDLILLKDVGILTDGQYSKKKDGYEKYVLTYSMSQMTDSVPTVSRQTQTLLPKAYNKDLVNSYLPKSDEDDSDGISDVEKRLGDQIAKIRRLNFDESNQLRGSGSNSILAPTLASWHFDDDAVEMESERHFIPYTIESFKPWRSFVPFPFRLRGNALIGTQKIDWYALLQSIDDLIKESNHLVDKLEHIMVENQAHRRSVLGKLGKIPTFEPTKFIAPSEQWLPLIEQQEKQLQIFLSGNEAKNASPE, from the exons ATGAGTAGGCAAAAGCAGAGTACCAGCTCCAACAACAGTGGCACATCATCGGAAACCAGCGAGACGCAAAGTGTGGATGACCAGCAAGGTACTCCGCATTCAGCCATTCGTTCGAGTAGTGCATCATTGAGTAG AGCCAAAAACAGTTGGAGACGCATGAAGGAGCTGGCTGcggagaaggaaaaggaaaatgagGCCAAGCGACCTCCTTGGCGTGCAGTTAGCGTTTCCACGCTCACCAAGCCCGATAAGAGCGCCTTGCTTCGGGCCAAGTTACTGGATGCTTCGAG ACGACTAAGAGCTGGCAAGGCTAATGTGGCTTTGCAGACGGACTTTGTGCCGACGAAGCTCATGAAGGAAGTCAGTTTCGGTGTGCAGAAGGATCTTATTCTGCTCAAGGACGTAGGTATTCTCACCGATGGTCAGTATTCCAAAAAGAAGGATGGCTATGAGAAGT ATGTTCTTACCTATTCCATGTCCCAAATGACCGACAGTGTGCCTACCGTTTCGCGTCAAACACAGACGCTACTGCCGAAGGCCTATAACAAGGATCTGGTCAACTCCTATCTACCCAAATCAGATGAGGATGACAGTGATGGCATCTCCGATGTGGAGAAGAGACTTGGTGATCAGATAGCCAAAATACGGAGGCTCAACTTTGATGAATCGAATCAGTTGAGGGGAAGTGGGAGTAACTCTATCTTGGCTCCTACTCTGGCATCCTGGCATTTCGATGACGATGCCGTGGAAATGGAATCTGAGCGACATTTTATACCCTATACCATCGAATCGTTTAAGCCTTGGCGCAGCTTCGTTCCCTTTCCCTTCCGATTAAGGGGTAATGCCCTGATCGGCACCCAGAAAATAGATTGGTACGCCCTGCTGCAGTCCATCGATGACCTGATCAAGGAGTCCAACCACTTGGTAGACAAACTGGAACACATCATGGTTGAGAATCAAGCGCATCGCAGGTCTGTTTTGGGAAAACTGGGTAAAATACCCACCTTTGAACCGACCAAGTTTATAGCTCCATCGGAGCAGTGGTTGCCCCTCATTGAACAGCAGGAAAAGCAATTGCAAATTTTTTTAAGCGGCAATGAGGCTAAGAATGCCTCACCAGAATAG
- the LOC6606921 gene encoding uncharacterized protein LOC6606921, whose protein sequence is MNRNYIVILQLLGVLVVLTYASAIPKYEDSHKFYADKAQQDRSYYNENKTQPSEPQTASTKDRLERLGYTTGYGSLNGYPGGTGLSAYNPIKLDLGGVVLGTLVGIGAIILIPKILSAFHGGYGGYGRSEDSDLTPLSSMINKIDDVLGQNNIDSTSCMQRAVCGYVRSTEYNMKIGSSDQMDEFIHMLAENSLVDYLLDGTAIKEALEHGKRANDRACEEVYSNCPLDSKSATDILMKLMPKKNPQGKGKSSGISREKKV, encoded by the exons ATGAACCGAAATTACATTGTCATACTTCAGCTGCTGGGAGTTCTGGTAGTGCTGACCTACGCCAGTGCAATCCCCAAATACGAAGATAGCCATAA GTTCTATGCGGATAAGGCGCAGCAGGATAGGTCGTACTATAACGAAAACAAGACCCAGCCCAGTGAACCGCAGACAGCTTCCACGAAGGACAGACTGGAACGCCTGGGCTATACCACTGGCTACGGATCCCTAAAT GGTTATCCGGGTGGTACTGGACTATCCGCCTACAATCCCATAAAACTGGACTTGGGCGGCGTTGTCTTGGGAACTCTCGTGGGCATTGGCGCCATTATACTGATTCCCAAGATTCTTTCCGCTTTCCATGGTGGTTATGGAGGCTACGGCCGCA GCGAGGACAGTGACCTAACACCACTGAGCAGCATGATAAATAAGATTGACGATGTTCTGGGCCAGAATAACATTGACTCAACGAGTTGCATGCAACGTGCTGTGTGTGGTTATGTTCGCTCTACGGAGTACAACATGAAGATTGGTTCCTCAGACCAGATGGACGAATTTATTCATATGCTAGCGGA AAATTCCCTGGTGGATTACCTCCTCGATGGAACGGCTATAAAGGAGGCATTGGAGCATGGAAAGCGAGCCAATGATCGCGCCTGTGAAGAGGTGTACTCCAATTGTCCGCTGGACAGTAAATCAGCTACGGATATTCTAATGAAGCTGATGCCAAAGAAAAACCCacaaggaaaaggaaaatcaTCTGGAATTTCCCGAGAAAAGAAGGTTTAG